One window from the genome of Nomascus leucogenys isolate Asia chromosome 12, Asia_NLE_v1, whole genome shotgun sequence encodes:
- the DIRAS3 gene encoding GTP-binding protein Di-Ras3, with translation MGNASFGSKEHQLLKRLRLLPALLVLRAFKPHRKIRDYRVVVVGTAGVGKSTLLHKWASGNFRHEYLPTIENTYCQLLGCSHGVLSLHITDSKSGDGNRALQRHVIARGHAFVLVYSVTKKETLEELKAFYELIRKIKGNNLHKFPIVLVGNKSDDTHREVALNDGATCAMEWNCAFMEISAKTDVNVQELFHMLLNYKKKPTTGLQEPEKKSQMPNTTEKLLDKCIIM, from the coding sequence ATGGGTAACGCCAGCTTTGGCTCCAAGGAACACCAGCTGCTGAAGCGGCTGCGGCTTCTGCCCGCCCTGCTCGTCCTCCGCGCCTTCAAGCCCCACAGGAAGATCAGAGATTACCGCGTCGTGGTGGTCGGCACCGCCGGCGTGGGGAAAAGTACGCTGCTGCACAAGTGGGCGAGCGGCAACTTCCGTCATGAGTACCTGCCGACCATCGAAAACACCTACTGCCAGCTGCTGGGCTGCAGCCACGGCGTGCTCTCCCTGCACATCACCGACAGCAAGAGCGGCGACGGCAACCGCGCTCTGCAGCGCCACGTGATCGCCCGCGGCCACGCCTTCGTCCTGGTCTACTCGGTCACCAAGAAGGAAACCCTGGAGGAGCTGAAGGCCTTCTACGAGCTGATCCGCAAGATCAAAGGTAACAACCTGCACAAGTTCCCCATCGTGCTGGTGGGCAATAAAAGTGATGACACCCACCGGGAGGTGGCCCTGAATGATGGTGCCACCTGCGCGATGGAGTGGAATTGCGCCTTCATGGAGATCTCGGCCAAGACGGATGTGAATGTGCAGGAGCTGTTCCACATGCTGCTGAATTACAAGAAAAAGCCCACCACCGGCCTCCAGGAGCCCGAGAAGAAATCCCAGATGCCCAACACCACTGAGAAGCTGCTTGACAAGTGCATAATCATGTGA